ATTATAACCATTGGAACGGAAAAGTCGTCTAAGTTCTTTCAAAAGCTAGTCACTTCGCGCATCCAATGGACAGAGACTTTTACCAACAAGCAGACCAACGAAACCATCAAATGTCCCAATGCAAAATGCGAGTTAGTCTGGGAAGGGATACTTGGAGACCACAGGTTTAGAGGTTGGTTTATGAAACCATGCAGAGACAGACAAGAATTAACAGACATTTTAAGCAAATCAGGCAATGAAACCTTCAGCCACATACCACTAAAACTACCTGATGAAGTCTGAGACGCattcatttaaaaagtCGCTATTTACATGGgcttatatataaagaaagGACACGGCGTTTCTGCAAGCAGACTGCACCATAAACCTCTCTCTCCCCCCTTGAAACGGACGTTTCACTATGCAAAGGGAATCAACATATGTAAACGTGGAAATAATAACCCCTTCCAATTTCTCCCCCGTTCCGCCAAAACTCTAGGTTTCATTCATTCCTGGATCTTTGCCAAGATCTCAGAGTCCCTGAACAAAATCACCTCATCGTCCTTGTTCAACTTGATAGTGGAGCCACCAAACTGTGGAATTAGAACCTTATCGCCAACTTCCACACTAGGAGTCACCTTTTCACCTTGAGCATTCGTAAACCCGGGACCAACCGCCAAAACAGTCGCTTGGTTTAACTTCTCAACATTTTTCTCGGGAAGATACAAACCAGAAGCAGTCTTTGCTTCAGCCTTAACTCTTTGAACCAACACACGGTCCAAAAGTGGTACAATAGACTTGGCAGACTTTAAAAACGACATCTTGCAACACAACTTAGGAAATAAAGGATCAGAcaaacaaaatatcaacacaGGCGGAGACTGTTCGTTACTATCAGACAACTATCCAAACGCAACTGATCAGAGACGATACCactgcatatatatacatgtaaTAAGTAAAAGctttatattaaaatccAAGACATTTTTCTTCGTCGTCACGAGCAAGTACACGGCTGCGGATTTCGCTCAGGGTAAGAGATCTAGAAAATTCTATCGTGAAACGTGATATCACCTGCAATCTAGTCACGTGAATTCAAaggtcacgtgatatgtTATATATCGTTTTATACGTGTTAAGTTTTCTGCCGTTT
This Eremothecium cymbalariae DBVPG#7215 chromosome 5, complete sequence DNA region includes the following protein-coding sequences:
- the HSP10 gene encoding Hsp10p (similar to Ashbya gossypii AEL235W), with the protein product MSFLKSAKSIVPLLDRVLVQRVKAEAKTASGLYLPEKNVEKLNQATVLAVGPGFTNAQGEKVTPSVEVGDKVLIPQFGGSTIKLNKDDEVILFRDSEILAKIQE